A DNA window from Streptomyces canus contains the following coding sequences:
- the ligA gene encoding NAD-dependent DNA ligase LigA codes for MTTPVAQIVDAAAYAQAVEDVVAAAAAYYTDGTSPLDDDAYDQLVRGIAVWEDAHPDQVLPHSPTGKVAGGAVEGDVPHTVAMLSLDNVFSPEQFTAWTASLARRIGHEAERFSVEAKLDGLAVAARYTQGRLTRLITRGDGIAGEDVSHAIGTLEGLPEKLDQPVTVEVRGEVLMTTAQFEHANEVRTAHGGQPFANPRGASAGTLRAKDRAYTVPMTFFGYGLLPLPDTDAELAVRLDGLAHSELMALAARLGVHTTNATAVPTVTATTVDEVLERVREIAALRAELPFGIDGIVIKADLAADQRAAGSGSRAPRWAIAYKLPAVEKITRLVAVEWNVGRTGIIAPRGVLEPVEIEGATITYATLHNPADITRRDLRLGDHVMVHRAGDVIPRIEAPVAHLRTGDEQPIMFPEMCPRCGSAIDTSQERWRCEQGRNCHLVASLSYAAGRDQLDIEGLGATRVVQLVEAGLVADLADLFALTREQLLALERMGETSTDNLLTALATARTRPLSRVLCALGVRGTGRSMSRRIARHFATMDNIRAADAKALQQVEGIGPEKAPSIVAELAELTELIDRLTAAGVNMTEPGATPPLAADESPAAPAGTSDAETEAGPLAGMTVVVTGAMTGPLENLSRNQMNELIERAGGKSSSSVSKKTSLVVAGEGAGSKRAKAETLGIRLAAPDEFALLVADYVL; via the coding sequence ATGACCACACCAGTTGCGCAGATCGTGGACGCCGCTGCCTATGCACAGGCCGTCGAGGACGTCGTGGCGGCCGCGGCCGCCTACTACACGGACGGCACCTCTCCACTCGACGACGACGCCTACGACCAGTTGGTGCGCGGCATCGCCGTGTGGGAGGACGCGCACCCCGACCAGGTGTTGCCGCACTCCCCCACGGGCAAGGTCGCCGGTGGCGCGGTTGAGGGCGATGTGCCGCACACGGTGGCGATGCTGAGCCTGGACAACGTGTTCTCGCCCGAGCAGTTCACCGCGTGGACGGCTTCGCTGGCCCGCCGGATCGGGCACGAGGCGGAACGCTTCAGCGTGGAGGCCAAGCTCGACGGTCTCGCCGTCGCGGCCCGCTACACCCAGGGGCGCCTGACCCGGCTGATCACCCGCGGCGACGGGATCGCCGGGGAGGACGTCTCGCACGCGATCGGCACCCTCGAAGGGCTGCCGGAGAAGCTGGACCAGCCGGTCACCGTGGAGGTGCGCGGCGAAGTCCTCATGACGACGGCCCAGTTCGAGCACGCCAACGAGGTGCGCACCGCGCACGGCGGGCAGCCGTTCGCCAACCCGCGCGGCGCGTCCGCGGGCACGCTGCGGGCCAAGGACCGGGCGTACACGGTGCCGATGACGTTCTTCGGCTACGGCCTGCTGCCCCTGCCGGACACCGACGCCGAGCTCGCCGTACGGCTGGACGGGCTCGCCCACAGCGAACTGATGGCCCTGGCCGCCCGGCTGGGAGTGCACACCACCAACGCCACCGCGGTGCCCACCGTCACGGCCACGACCGTGGACGAGGTCCTGGAGCGCGTACGGGAGATCGCCGCGCTCCGCGCCGAGCTTCCCTTCGGGATCGACGGCATCGTCATCAAGGCCGACCTGGCTGCCGATCAGCGAGCCGCCGGTTCCGGGTCGCGCGCGCCCCGCTGGGCGATCGCCTACAAGCTCCCCGCCGTGGAGAAGATCACCCGCCTGGTGGCGGTGGAGTGGAACGTGGGCCGCACCGGGATCATCGCCCCGCGCGGTGTCCTGGAGCCGGTGGAGATCGAGGGCGCCACCATCACCTACGCGACGCTGCACAACCCGGCCGACATCACCCGCCGTGACCTGCGGCTGGGCGACCACGTCATGGTCCACCGCGCCGGCGATGTCATCCCGCGCATCGAGGCGCCGGTCGCCCACCTGCGCACCGGCGACGAGCAACCGATCATGTTCCCCGAGATGTGCCCGCGGTGCGGCTCCGCCATCGACACCAGCCAGGAGCGCTGGCGGTGCGAGCAGGGCCGTAACTGCCATCTGGTGGCCTCCCTCTCCTACGCCGCCGGCCGCGACCAGCTCGACATCGAGGGCCTGGGCGCCACCCGTGTGGTCCAGCTCGTCGAGGCCGGACTGGTCGCGGATCTGGCCGACCTGTTCGCCCTGACCCGTGAGCAGCTTCTGGCGCTGGAGAGGATGGGCGAGACGAGCACCGACAATCTGCTGACCGCCCTCGCCACGGCCCGGACCCGGCCACTGTCACGGGTGTTGTGCGCTCTCGGCGTACGCGGCACAGGCCGCTCCATGTCCCGCCGCATCGCCCGGCACTTCGCCACCATGGACAACATCCGTGCCGCCGACGCCAAGGCCCTGCAGCAGGTCGAGGGCATCGGCCCGGAGAAGGCCCCCTCCATCGTCGCCGAACTCGCCGAACTCACGGAGCTCATCGACAGACTCACCGCGGCCGGAGTGAACATGACCGAACCGGGCGCCACTCCCCCGCTCGCTGCAGACGAGAGTCCCGCAGCACCTGCCGGCACCTCGGACGCAGAGACGGAAGCGGGCCCGCTCGCGGGCATGACGGTCGTCGTCACCGGCGCGATGACCGGGCCCCTGGAAAACCTCAGCCGCAACCAGATGAACGAGCTCATCGAGCGGGCCGGCGGCAAGTCCTCTTCCAGCGTCTCGAAGAAGACCTCCCTCGTGGTCGCCGGCGAAGGCGCCGGCTCCAAGCGGGCCAAGGCGGAAACCCTCGGCATCCGCCTCGCCGCACCCGACGAATTCGCGCTGCTCGTCGCCGACTACGTGCTCTGA
- a CDS encoding sugar ABC transporter ATP-binding protein, giving the protein MPTKAASPFGPEPLVRIRGLSKRFGGTVALGGVDLDVHPGSVLALLGPNGAGKSTLIKILAGVHDADAGQITVAGEPLGSPTATRSMSFIHQDLGLVEWMTVAENLALTAGYARRSGLISWRRTRERCADALQIVSARLDPGAPVSGLAPADRSLVAIARALAARARVVVLDEPTARLPAADSARLFRVLHDLRDRGHAILYVSHRLDEVYRVADVFAVLRDGRLVSHGPLAGRSPARLVHDIVGEVDEPAPHRTARTPADAPPALTLDGVRTARTGPVSLELGTGEVLGLVGLSGAGHMDLGRALAGARPLLDGRAVLHGRPYRPRTVAEAVALGVGLVPSDRLREGCLAELTVRENLLANPGAGGPPAPRWIGPRSERARAAALIERFAVRPQDTETAIATLSGGNQQKVMIGRWLRSDLRLLILEEPTASVDIGAKAAIHRLLQEALEAGLAVLLLSTDFEEVASLCRRTLVFVRGAVTAELSGPALTVTELTRAASALPPSTARHA; this is encoded by the coding sequence ATGCCGACGAAGGCGGCTTCGCCCTTCGGGCCCGAACCCCTGGTCCGTATCCGCGGGCTCAGCAAACGGTTCGGCGGCACGGTCGCGCTGGGCGGGGTCGATCTGGACGTCCACCCCGGCAGTGTCCTGGCCCTGCTCGGGCCGAACGGCGCCGGGAAATCAACCCTCATCAAGATCCTCGCCGGAGTCCACGACGCCGACGCGGGACAGATCACCGTCGCCGGAGAGCCGCTCGGCAGCCCGACCGCCACCCGGAGCATGTCCTTCATCCACCAGGACCTCGGGCTCGTGGAGTGGATGACGGTCGCCGAGAACCTCGCCCTGACCGCGGGGTACGCGCGCCGGTCCGGGCTGATCTCCTGGCGGCGCACCCGCGAGCGCTGCGCCGACGCCCTGCAGATTGTCTCCGCCCGCCTCGACCCCGGCGCCCCGGTCTCCGGACTCGCGCCGGCCGACCGCTCGCTGGTCGCCATCGCCCGGGCGCTGGCGGCACGCGCACGTGTCGTCGTCCTCGACGAGCCGACCGCCCGCCTGCCCGCCGCGGACAGCGCCCGGCTCTTCCGTGTCCTGCACGACCTGCGCGATCGAGGGCACGCCATCCTCTACGTCAGCCACCGCCTGGACGAGGTCTACCGGGTCGCCGACGTCTTCGCCGTCCTGCGCGACGGCCGTCTCGTCAGCCACGGCCCGCTGGCCGGCCGCAGCCCGGCCCGGCTGGTCCACGACATCGTCGGCGAGGTGGACGAACCAGCCCCCCACCGCACCGCCAGAACCCCGGCTGACGCGCCACCCGCCCTGACCCTCGACGGCGTGCGCACCGCGAGAACCGGGCCCGTCAGCCTCGAACTGGGGACCGGAGAGGTCCTCGGACTGGTCGGCCTCTCCGGAGCCGGGCACATGGACCTGGGCCGCGCCCTCGCCGGCGCCCGGCCCCTCCTGGACGGGCGGGCCGTGCTGCACGGCCGGCCGTACCGCCCCCGCACCGTCGCGGAGGCCGTCGCCCTCGGGGTCGGCCTCGTACCGAGCGACCGGCTGCGTGAGGGCTGCCTCGCCGAGCTGACCGTACGGGAGAACCTCCTGGCCAATCCCGGCGCCGGAGGCCCGCCCGCACCGCGCTGGATCGGCCCCCGCAGCGAACGGGCCCGGGCCGCGGCCCTGATCGAACGGTTCGCGGTGCGCCCCCAGGACACCGAGACAGCCATCGCCACCCTGTCCGGCGGCAACCAGCAGAAGGTCATGATCGGCCGCTGGCTGCGGTCGGACCTGCGGCTGCTGATCCTGGAGGAGCCGACCGCGAGCGTCGACATCGGCGCCAAGGCCGCGATCCACCGTCTGCTCCAGGAGGCACTGGAAGCGGGCCTCGCGGTCCTGCTGCTGTCCACCGACTTCGAGGAGGTGGCGAGCCTCTGCCGACGCACCCTGGTCTTCGTGCGCGGGGCCGTGACGGCGGAGCTGAGCGGCCCCGCCCTGACCGTCACCGAACTCACCCGGGCGGCCTCGGCCCTGCCCCCGTCCACGGCCCGGCACGCATGA
- a CDS encoding ABC transporter permease has product MTPPPRPRHRPGGHLVGAYGLLVLTALLYLVFSLALPDTFPTLDTVDSILSNQSIPAVLALAAMVPIVTGAFDLSIGYGLGLAHVMVLWLVVEEGWPWPLACLTVLAGGLAVGVLNGVVVEFGRIDSFIATLGTGSMMYAVTGWITDGGRIVPGPQGLPPAFTDLYDSSFLGLPVPAFYVLALAAVLWLVLERLPLGRYLYVVGSNPRAADLVGIPTRRYTVYAFAASGLIVGFAGVLLAAQQQIGNPSVGLDYLLPAFVGALLGSTAIKPGRPNALGTVVAVAVLAVGLTGMAQLGAEFWTVPLFNGGTLLLAVGLAGYAARRRLRGGAARDTPAAPPPLSPAPESGTSPP; this is encoded by the coding sequence ATGACGCCGCCGCCCCGGCCCCGACACCGCCCCGGCGGCCACCTCGTCGGCGCCTACGGCCTGCTCGTCCTCACCGCCCTGCTCTACCTGGTCTTCTCCCTCGCTCTGCCCGACACCTTCCCGACGCTGGACACTGTCGACTCGATCCTGTCCAACCAGTCGATCCCGGCGGTCCTCGCGCTCGCCGCCATGGTGCCCATCGTCACCGGAGCATTCGACCTCTCCATCGGCTACGGCCTCGGCCTGGCCCATGTGATGGTGCTGTGGCTCGTCGTCGAGGAGGGCTGGCCCTGGCCGCTCGCCTGTCTCACCGTACTGGCCGGAGGACTGGCCGTGGGCGTCCTCAACGGCGTCGTTGTCGAGTTCGGCCGGATCGACTCCTTCATCGCCACCCTCGGCACCGGCAGCATGATGTACGCCGTGACCGGCTGGATCACCGACGGCGGCCGGATCGTCCCCGGTCCGCAGGGCCTGCCGCCCGCGTTCACCGACCTCTACGACTCCTCGTTCCTCGGCCTCCCGGTCCCCGCCTTCTACGTGCTCGCCCTCGCGGCCGTCCTCTGGCTGGTGCTGGAGCGGCTGCCCCTCGGCCGGTACCTGTACGTCGTCGGGTCGAACCCGCGCGCGGCCGACCTCGTGGGCATTCCGACCCGCCGGTACACCGTCTACGCATTCGCCGCCTCGGGCCTGATCGTCGGTTTCGCCGGCGTGCTGCTCGCCGCCCAGCAGCAGATCGGCAACCCGAGCGTGGGCCTGGACTACCTGCTGCCCGCCTTCGTCGGCGCCCTCCTCGGCTCCACAGCGATCAAGCCCGGCCGGCCCAACGCCCTCGGCACCGTCGTCGCCGTCGCCGTTCTCGCCGTCGGCCTCACCGGCATGGCCCAGCTGGGCGCCGAGTTCTGGACGGTCCCGCTGTTCAACGGCGGCACCCTGCTCCTCGCCGTGGGCCTGGCCGGCTACGCGGCCCGCCGACGGCTACGCGGCGGCGCGGCCCGCGACACACCCGCCGCGCCGCCCCCGCTCTCCCCGGCGCCGGAGAGCGGGACGTCACCGCCCTGA
- a CDS encoding substrate-binding domain-containing protein yields MHRTRKAAPAARTARLASCALLATAAALVGCERGSSSDSAEESATGPNGCPTVHTRAREAVTRAQRNDIPWAGPTSGPEAVSGRTIVYVAQTMTNPGVAGAAHGVRDAARVIGWNVRVIDGGGTPAGIQAAMSEAVTLRPSGIVIGGFDPGSTAQQAARATAQGIPLVGWHAVPEPGPSRQPDLFTNVTTRVQDVARISAQWIISESDGRAGVVLITDASIPFARNKSDLIRKELASCQGVRLLSVENIPIPDASSRTPQEISSLLSRFQDRWTHSVAINDLYFADAAPAFRAAGEKGSGPPFNIGAGDGDPSAFQRVNSRQYQAATVPEPLSLQGWQIVDEFNRAFSGRPHSGYVAPVHIATAGNSAGATTWDPSGYREAYRKIWGK; encoded by the coding sequence GTGCACCGCACCCGCAAGGCCGCCCCCGCAGCCCGCACCGCGCGGCTCGCCTCCTGCGCCCTGCTGGCCACGGCCGCCGCCCTCGTCGGCTGCGAACGCGGCTCCTCCTCCGACAGCGCGGAGGAGAGCGCGACGGGCCCGAACGGCTGCCCCACCGTCCACACCCGGGCCCGGGAAGCCGTCACGCGGGCGCAGCGCAACGACATCCCCTGGGCAGGGCCCACCAGCGGCCCCGAGGCGGTGTCCGGCAGGACGATCGTCTACGTCGCCCAGACCATGACCAACCCCGGCGTCGCGGGCGCCGCCCACGGGGTGCGGGACGCCGCGCGGGTCATCGGCTGGAACGTCCGGGTGATCGACGGCGGCGGCACTCCGGCCGGCATCCAGGCGGCCATGAGCGAAGCCGTGACCCTGCGGCCCTCGGGCATTGTCATCGGCGGGTTCGACCCCGGCTCAACGGCCCAGCAGGCCGCCCGGGCCACCGCACAGGGCATCCCGCTCGTCGGCTGGCACGCGGTCCCCGAGCCCGGCCCCAGCCGGCAGCCCGACCTCTTCACCAACGTGACCACCCGCGTCCAGGACGTGGCCCGGATCAGTGCGCAGTGGATCATCTCCGAATCCGACGGCCGCGCCGGGGTCGTGCTCATCACCGACGCCTCGATCCCCTTCGCGCGGAACAAGTCCGACCTGATCCGCAAGGAGCTGGCGAGCTGTCAGGGGGTGCGGCTGCTCTCGGTGGAGAACATCCCGATCCCCGACGCCAGCAGCCGCACCCCCCAGGAGATCTCCTCCCTGCTGTCCCGCTTCCAGGACCGCTGGACCCACTCCGTGGCCATCAACGACCTGTACTTCGCCGACGCCGCCCCCGCCTTCCGCGCCGCCGGCGAGAAGGGCTCCGGGCCGCCCTTCAACATCGGGGCCGGCGACGGCGACCCGTCCGCCTTCCAGCGCGTGAACAGCAGGCAGTACCAGGCCGCCACCGTGCCCGAGCCGCTGTCCCTCCAGGGCTGGCAGATCGTCGACGAGTTCAACCGCGCCTTCTCCGGCCGTCCCCACAGCGGATACGTGGCGCCGGTGCACATCGCCACGGCCGGCAACAGCGCAGGCGCCACCACCTGGGACCCGTCGGGCTACCGGGAGGCGTACCGGAAGATCTGGGGGAAGTGA